In a genomic window of Cuculus canorus isolate bCucCan1 unplaced genomic scaffold, bCucCan1.pri scaffold_54_arrow_ctg1, whole genome shotgun sequence:
- the LOC128850707 gene encoding uncharacterized protein LOC128850707 isoform X2: MTCIPPDTLTSLDQIKMPESKKELQHALGLLVFWRKHIPDFSIVARPLYDLLRKGAKWEWTSVQDEALQLLVFEATAHQALGPIHPTDPFQVEWGFSSSGLSVHLWQRGPDGPTRPVGFYSRSFKDAEKRYTAWEKGLFVVSLALIEVEKITRNQSIVLRGPFKVIRPITAGTPPPDGVAQKASVRKWYAQIEHYCNVFSVTEGASKNLSIQETESLENSPDKPASVIRVAPPFSQDQTVNAWFTDASAKREGKVWKYRAAALHTSSDEQIITEGLGSAQVGELIAVWSVFQREAQTTSPVHIYTDSYAVFKGCTEWLPFWEQNEWEVNRVPVWQKEKWQEILKIARQGNFAVGWVASHQTDGGTAGEWNNRADELARLAPIQKDQTSENWERLLEWLHVKRKHTGAKDLYREALARGWPVTREMCKTCISACEQCRIRLERHPLEDDPLHLREEEPRGTLRISIEGT; the protein is encoded by the exons ATGACCTGTATCCCACCTGACACTCTCACCTCCTTAGATCAAATTAAAATGCCAGAGTCTAAAAAAGAATTACAACACGCTTTAGGTCTCTTGGTGTTTTGGAGGAAACACATACCGGACTTCTCCATAGTCGCTAGACCTCTTTATGATTTGCTCAGGAAAGGTGCCAAATGGGAATGGACCTCTGTCCAAGATGAAGCACTACAATTGTTGGTTTTTGAAGCTACTGCACATCAGGCCTTAGGTCCCATTCATCCCACGGACCCTTTCCAGGTGGAATGGGGTTTTTCCTCGTCAGGGTTGTCGGTACACTTGTGGCAACGGGGTCCCGATGGTCCAACCCGACCTGTGGGATTTTATTCTCGCAGCTTTAAGGATGCTGAGAAAAGGTATACTGCTTGGGAGAAGGGTTTGTTTGTGGTAAGCCTGGCCCTCAttgaagtagaaaaaataaCACGTAATCAATCAATTGTGTTAAGAGGCCCATTCAAAGTAATAAGACCCATCACTGCTGGGACTCCTCCCCCTGATGGAGTTGCACAGAAAGCCTCCGTACGAAAATGGTATGCACAAATTGAACATTATTgtaatgttttttctgtaacagaaggAGCATCAAAGAACCTTTCTATCCAAGAAACAGAGAGTTTGGAAAATAGCCCAGATAAACCTGCCTCAGTCATCCGGGTGGCCCCTCCTTTCTCCCAAGACCAGACAGTTAATGCTTGGTTCACTGACGCTTCTGccaaaagagaagggaaggtgTGGAAATATCGAGCAGCTGCTCTTCACACTTCCTCTGACGAACAGATTATCACCGAAGGATTGGGCAGTGCACAAGTAGGTGAATTAATTGCAGTGTGGAGTGTTTTCCAACGGGAAGCCCAAACTACTTCTCCCGTTCATATATATACAGACTCCTATGCTGTGTTTAAAGGATGTACAGAATGGCTCCCTTTCTGGGAGCAAAATGAATGGGAAGTAAATAGAGTACCAGtatggcaaaaggaaaaatggcaagAGATTTTGAAAATTGCACGCCAAGGCAACTTTGCTGTGGGATGGGTCGCTTCACACCAGACAGATGGGGGCACAGCAGGGGAGTGGAATAATAGAGCTGACGAACTGGCTAGGCTTGCTCCTATACAAAAGGATCAAACTTCAGAGAATTGGGAACGCTTGCTCGAGTGGTTGCATGTCAAGCGTAAGCACACCGGTGCTAAAGACCTATATCGAGAAGCCCTCGCTCGTGGCTGGCCTGTTACCCGAGAGATGTGTAAGACCTGTATATCAGCCTGCGAACAATGTCGTATACGGCTCGAAAGACACCCTCTAGAAGACGATCCTTTACATCTGAGAGAGG aagaacCCCGTGGGACTTTAAGAATTTCCATAGAAGGAACATGA
- the LOC128850707 gene encoding uncharacterized protein LOC128850707 isoform X1, whose product MAHKILIGSFLLFCITPPTCNQHNTGWPWSQAFIEHSSFLGNYPKDRHPNLAVIVMHDDEAYLAPEWVWDGTERIRTLSGIIDEKIQVGCRKVESGFQNERASSISVRGNFLNLNITSKIHPGISEKLCPTEDWKCTRQDTFILCCRQKFTGNNTSWDPNDINVEVTKSCKKEQGDCWLNFTMVNPISVVCNWKPDPKTRPTLLGLTQKFRVVAVTKPKLVAILIHQDRDISFVLNSKEAISFFTVAPGEDISVRCQLMAESLVEPVNSYGIGPRDFILSCRTQGMNCWLNFTAVKTSYKVVCGKNNTRHWGELIIKVLTPTTPPKVTLQPKIYEIGPFVVGNTGQQQMLFKPEWSLKRVELLMQNNVSEIQPACTPFLHTSYEGWTTWLRRSSQRRITRDLTGVLGTRLGVLNSIDSEVLMNKLATTTYDLAKMQQPLRSSLLALGTHQWLLSNILPKWEKMNVKDHKLILDTLGVAQSNISLALSCIQAQLWMQTVAASIIREGEEGIFPTEIRKIIWDNANNFEQNLQSWWKLVNFTYDPVNNVVTAYVLTIHNASVFLIYPVYALGLNHNGTILYPFEHRAWAQRVNDKWQTVDLESCIVREQLGVICENNAIRTQDFCLDTDQKVCHFEVRPEANTRTVIIYIGNGCVCLRTICNNITVGNVIVYTNNHTNFCVCNFTEIIGCDFSYSAPVTSHQILKSNLTLIHEIIPVSIGMNTNHTKELVQHQDYIQILEEIKKNGQKTLITVHHSVDKLQRIMKKVKSDGEHNWWDTLFGWSPTATGILNKLCHPIVVLLILSLVSIILSVTLYIFNWRMIKRMRILSSTLNTRKSLNVISNIDIPKSIDIEQAVWQKVM is encoded by the coding sequence ATGGCTCACAAAATTTTGATTGGGTCATTCTTACTTTTCTGCATTACACCTCCTACCTGTAACCAACATAATACAGGatggccttggtctcaagcttTCATAGAAcattccagctttcttggaaacTATCCCAAAGATAGACATCCAAATTTGGCCGTAATCGTAATGCATGACGATGAAGCTTACCTTGCGCCTGAGTGGGTTTGGGATGGGACTGAGCGGATCAGAACCCTATCCGGAATCATTGATGAAAAAATCCAGGTGGGATGCAGAAAAGTAGAATCTGGTTTTCAAAATGAGAGAGCCTCTTCTATTTCGGTTCGTggtaattttttaaatcttaatatAACATCCAAAATCCACCCCggcatttcagaaaaattgtGCCCCACTGAGGACTGGAAATGTACCAGACAAGATACTTTTATCTTATGTTGTCGCCAGAAATTTACTGGCAACAACACTTCTTGGGACCCGAATGACATTAATGTGGAGGTTACTAAATCTTGTAAAAAAGAACAAGGCGATTGCTGGCTCAACTTCACTATGGTCAATCCTATCTCTGTGGTGTGTAATTGGAAACCCGACCCAAAAACTCGACCAACACTATTAGGTCTAACTCAGAAATTCAGAGTGGTTGCTGTAACTAAACCAAAACTCGTTGCAATACTCATACACCAAGACAGagatatttcctttgttttaaacagtaaGGAAGCAATCTCTTTCTTCACTGTTGCCCCAGGTGAGGACATTTCTGTAAGATGTCAGTTGATGGCTGAATCACTAGTTGAGCCAGTAAACAGCTATGGTATTGGACCGCGTGACTTTATTTTATCATGTAGAACCCAAGGTATGAACTGTTGGTTAAATTTCACCGCAGTAAAAACTTCTTACAAGGTtgtgtgtggaaaaaataacactaGACATTGGGGTGAGTTAATAATAAAAGTTTTAACACCCACAACTCCTCCCAAAGTCACACTTCAACCAAAGATTTATGAGATTGGACCATTTGTAGTTGGAAATACCGGTCAACAACAAATGCTATTTAAACCAGAATGGTCTCTCAAACGGGTTGAACTGCTGATGCAAAATAATGTCTCAGAAATTCAACCTGCCTGTACTCCCTTTTTACACACTTCTTATGAGGGATGGACTACATGGTTGCGTAGGTCTTCTCAGAGACGAATAACGAGAGACCTGACTGGTGTTTTAGGAACCAGATTGGGGGTTCTGAATAGCATTGATTCAGAGGTATTAATGAACAAATTGGCTACCACAACTTATGATTTGGCAAAAATGCAACAGCCTTTACGATCTTCCCTTTTGGCTTTGGGAACGCATCAGTGGCTCTTATCCAATATATTaccaaaatgggaaaagatgaATGTAAAAGATCACAAACTAATTCTAGACACACTCGGTGTAGCCCAAAGCAATATCTCTTTGGCTCTCAGTTGCATCCAGGCTCAATTGTGGATGCAAACAGTGGCAGCATCAATCATTAGAgaaggtgaagaaggcatttttcctacagaaatccGGAAAATAATTTGGGACAATGCCAACAATTTTGAACAAAACCTCCAGTCTTGGTGGAAAttggtaaattttacctatgatCCTGTTAACAATGTTGTAACGGCCTATGTACTAACCATTCACaatgcttctgtatttttgatTTATCCTGTTTATGCATTAGGCTTAAATCATAATGGAACTATACTTTATCCTTTCGAGCATAGAGCATGGGCTCAAAGGGTGAATGATAAATGGCAGACAGTAGACCTGGAATCTTGCATTGTGCGGGAACAACTAGGAGTTATCTGCGAAAATAATGCCATCCGAACACAAGATTTTTGCCTAGATACCGACCAAAAGGTTTGCCATTTTGAAGTTCGCCCCGAGGCTAACACTAGAACTGTAATAATCTATATTGGCAATGGTTGTGTATGCTTGAGAACTATTTGCAATAATATCACAGTAGGAAATGTAATAGTTTATACTAATAATCACAcgaatttttgtgtttgtaattttactgaaatcatCGGATGTGACTTCTCTTACTCAGCTCCAGTCACTTCCCACCAAATTTTGAAATCTAACCTCACATTGATTCATGAGATAATACCTGTATCTATTGGAATGAACACAAATCATACTAAGGAATTAGTACAACATCAAGATTATATTCAAATATTagaggaaattaagaaaaatggaCAGAAAACTCTGATAACCGTTCACCATAGTGTGGACAAATTACAACGAATCATGAAAAAGGTGAAGAGTGATGGAGAACATAATTGGTGGGATACGCTTTTTGGGTGGTCGCCTACTGCTACAGGCATCCTAAATAAGCTGTGTCACCCTATTGTTGTTCTCCTAATCCTCTCCCTAGTCAGTATCATTCTATCTGTAacattgtatatttttaattggcGAATGATAAAACGAATGAGAATTTTGTCATCGACACTCAATACTCGCAAATCCTTGAATGTCATATCCAATATTGACATTCCAAAATCTATTGATATTGAGCAGGCCGTGTGGcaaaaagtaatgtaa